From Acidobacteriota bacterium, one genomic window encodes:
- the secA gene encoding preprotein translocase subunit SecA gives MPVNSFADKLVKKIFGSSSDIFLKKVKPTVAQINALEASMQKLSDDELKAKTIEFKERIARAVDGIDDQIERRKREQEALHDILPEAFAAMREASVRVTGMRHFDVQMIGGVALHQGRIAEMRTGEGKTLVATLPSYLNALTGRGVHVVTVNDYLASRDAEWMGRIHKFLGLTVGCIQNDMDDIERRDSYACDITYGTNNEFGFDYLRDNMKFDVESLVQRDHYFAIIDEVDSILIDEARTPLIISGASDEATDKYYVANQIIPNFEKGHKDEETKVTTGDYLLDEKNHSAVLTEQGVSKAEKLLGVSNLYDPANMELLHCVEQALKAHTLYKVDHHYVVQEGEVIIVDDFTGRLMQGRRWSDGLHQAVEAKEGVKIERENQTLATITLQNYFRMYEKLGGMTGTAETEAEEFGTVYGLDVVIIPTNRDMVRKDNSDMIYRTLPEKWDAVVDEIKELHAKGQPVLVGTVSVENSELVADKLKKMGVPHNVLNAKYHEREAEIVAQAGRKGAVTIATNMAGRGTDILLGGNPEFLAREYLKRMEINPDEATEEQFNEQLVKAKRVVDEEHKEVVAVGGLHILGTERHESRRIDNQLRGRAGRQGDPGSSRFVLSLEDDLMRIFAGDKVRSMMEWLGMEKGVAIESRTVSKQIERAQKAVEARNFETRKHVLKYDDVMNKQRETIYSLRRQLMFQPEHREYLLGETGVARDLLHDLTFSFLNPQLDPKNWEIETYAAEIESIYAVDPARDADVDYKTMNPGEIEDAVWAKAIADYEAKEKLAGAESLRAYERYIMLNIIDTQWKDHLLSIDHLKQGIGLVGYGQKDPLVEYKKQSFDMFQDMLDRIDTNTSKALFNLEIVVKDEREEMERLERLERQRARRQAAGMAFTGAMATADAAGAEAARHTPFKRDQPKVKPNDPCYCGSGKKFKKCHGTGA, from the coding sequence ATGCCAGTAAATAGTTTTGCAGATAAATTAGTTAAGAAAATATTCGGCAGCAGCAGCGATATCTTTCTGAAAAAGGTCAAACCGACGGTCGCCCAGATCAACGCGCTCGAAGCGTCGATGCAGAAGCTTTCCGACGACGAACTGAAAGCAAAGACGATCGAGTTCAAGGAACGCATCGCGCGCGCGGTCGACGGCATCGACGATCAGATCGAACGGCGCAAACGCGAGCAGGAAGCGCTACACGATATTCTTCCGGAAGCTTTCGCCGCGATGCGCGAAGCGTCCGTCCGCGTCACCGGAATGCGTCACTTCGACGTCCAGATGATCGGCGGCGTCGCGCTCCACCAAGGGCGCATCGCCGAAATGAGAACGGGTGAAGGCAAAACGCTCGTCGCGACCTTGCCGTCCTATCTCAACGCGCTGACCGGGCGCGGCGTTCACGTCGTCACGGTCAACGATTATCTCGCCTCGCGCGACGCCGAATGGATGGGCCGCATCCACAAGTTTCTCGGACTCACGGTCGGCTGTATCCAGAACGATATGGACGACATCGAGCGCCGTGACTCTTACGCCTGCGATATCACCTACGGAACCAACAACGAATTCGGCTTCGATTACCTTCGCGACAATATGAAGTTCGATGTCGAATCGCTCGTCCAGCGCGATCATTACTTCGCGATCATCGACGAAGTCGACTCGATCCTCATCGACGAAGCGCGCACGCCGCTGATCATTTCGGGAGCGTCCGACGAGGCGACCGACAAGTATTACGTTGCCAACCAGATCATCCCGAACTTTGAAAAAGGCCACAAGGATGAAGAAACAAAGGTCACCACCGGCGACTATCTTCTTGACGAAAAGAACCATTCGGCGGTTTTGACGGAACAGGGCGTGTCGAAAGCCGAGAAACTTCTCGGCGTGTCGAACCTCTACGATCCGGCGAATATGGAGCTTTTGCACTGCGTCGAACAGGCTCTCAAGGCGCATACGCTTTACAAGGTCGACCACCATTACGTCGTGCAGGAAGGCGAAGTCATCATCGTGGACGATTTCACGGGCCGCCTGATGCAGGGCCGACGTTGGTCGGACGGTCTGCACCAGGCCGTCGAAGCGAAGGAAGGCGTGAAGATCGAGCGCGAGAACCAGACACTCGCAACGATCACCTTGCAGAACTACTTTCGTATGTATGAGAAGCTCGGCGGTATGACCGGCACCGCCGAAACCGAAGCCGAGGAATTCGGGACGGTTTACGGTCTCGACGTCGTCATCATTCCGACCAATCGCGATATGGTCCGGAAAGACAATTCCGATATGATCTATCGCACGCTTCCCGAGAAATGGGACGCGGTGGTCGATGAGATCAAGGAACTTCACGCCAAGGGCCAGCCGGTTCTCGTCGGTACGGTTTCGGTCGAAAACTCCGAACTCGTCGCCGATAAGCTCAAGAAGATGGGCGTTCCGCACAACGTTCTCAACGCGAAGTACCACGAACGCGAAGCCGAGATCGTCGCTCAGGCCGGACGCAAAGGCGCGGTCACGATCGCGACGAATATGGCCGGCCGCGGAACCGACATCCTGCTCGGCGGCAACCCGGAATTCCTCGCGCGCGAGTATCTGAAGCGGATGGAGATCAACCCGGACGAAGCGACCGAGGAACAGTTCAACGAACAGCTCGTCAAGGCGAAACGCGTCGTCGATGAAGAGCACAAGGAAGTCGTCGCCGTCGGCGGCCTGCATATTCTCGGAACCGAGCGCCACGAGTCGCGCCGCATCGACAATCAGTTGCGCGGCCGCGCCGGCCGTCAGGGCGATCCGGGCTCGTCGCGGTTCGTCCTCTCGCTCGAAGACGACCTGATGCGCATTTTCGCGGGCGACAAGGTTCGCTCGATGATGGAATGGCTCGGAATGGAAAAAGGCGTTGCGATCGAATCGCGGACGGTCTCCAAACAGATCGAACGCGCGCAGAAGGCGGTCGAAGCGCGTAACTTCGAAACCCGCAAACACGTTCTCAAATACGACGACGTGATGAACAAACAGCGCGAGACGATCTACAGTCTGCGCCGGCAGTTGATGTTCCAGCCGGAGCATCGCGAGTATCTGCTCGGCGAAACCGGCGTCGCTCGCGATCTGCTGCACGATCTGACGTTCAGTTTCCTGAATCCGCAGTTGGATCCGAAAAACTGGGAGATCGAAACGTACGCCGCTGAGATCGAGAGCATCTATGCCGTCGATCCGGCGCGCGACGCGGACGTCGATTACAAGACGATGAATCCCGGCGAGATCGAGGATGCGGTTTGGGCGAAGGCGATCGCCGACTACGAAGCGAAGGAAAAACTCGCCGGCGCCGAATCGCTGCGCGCTTATGAGCGTTACATTATGCTCAACATCATCGACACGCAGTGGAAGGATCACCTGCTCTCGATCGACCATTTGAAACAGGGCATCGGACTCGTCGGCTACGGCCAGAAGGATCCGCTCGTCGAATACAAGAAGCAGTCGTTCGATATGTTTCAGGATATGCTCGACCGGATCGATACGAACACGTCGAAAGCGCTGTTCAATCTCGAGATCGTCGTCAAGGACGAACGCGAAGAGATGGAACGGCTCGAACGGCTCGAACGTCAGCGGGCGCGCCGGCAGGCCGCCGGAATGGCGTTCACCGGAGCGATGGCAACGGCCGACGCCGCCGGCGCCGAAGCCGCGCGCCACACGCCGTTCAAGCGCGACCAGCCGAAGGTCAAACCCAACGATCCGTGTTATTGCGGTTCGGGCAAGAAGTTCAAGAAATGCCACGGAACGGGAGCATGA
- a CDS encoding SRPBCC family protein, which translates to MEHFIERKQLIDRPRAEVFDFFADAGNLERITPPELNFHIITPQPIDIRKGALIDYRLKLRGIPITWKTEITQWNPPFDFVDSALKSPYKQWIHLHTFEEDENGKTMMTDLVRYRLPFEPLGDLAHFLVRRELENIFDFRFKVIAGIFVR; encoded by the coding sequence GTGGAACATTTCATCGAACGCAAACAGTTGATCGACCGGCCGCGCGCCGAGGTTTTCGACTTTTTCGCCGATGCCGGAAATCTCGAACGGATCACGCCGCCGGAATTGAACTTTCATATCATCACGCCGCAACCGATCGACATCCGAAAGGGCGCGCTTATCGACTATCGTCTTAAACTTCGCGGGATTCCGATCACCTGGAAGACCGAGATCACACAATGGAATCCGCCGTTCGATTTCGTCGATTCGGCGCTGAAGAGTCCATACAAACAGTGGATCCATCTTCACACGTTCGAAGAGGACGAAAACGGCAAAACGATGATGACCGATCTCGTACGCTATCGGCTCCCGTTTGAACCGCTCGGCGACCTCGCCCATTTCCTCGTCCGCCGGGAACTTGAGAACATTTTCGACTTTCGATTCAAGGTGATTGCCGGAATCTTCGTCCGTTGA
- a CDS encoding DEAD/DEAH box helicase has product MARSRKDKPGKRRNRNDARSNIGPDKERDYKRRLAGESSVPVRENAQTPAQLAAVEKLLSGIGTPAQVPFKPDDFQVEALEAIEYEDVLVTAPTGSGKTWIAREEIRRLLQQGKRAWYTTPLKALTNSKYIEFSDEFGAENVGILTGDRKENRDAPLIVGTTEIYRNQLFDALRSGEQVGTDFVILDEAHYLADEDRGHVWEEAIILSPPRIRLLLLSATIGNAGEFASWIEEVRGTRVRVIDRAGSRPVELRAAFLSPGLQLFPLFDERGKFNRDLERFAQKEERFRRF; this is encoded by the coding sequence ATGGCCCGATCACGCAAAGACAAACCCGGCAAGCGGCGCAACCGTAACGACGCGCGTTCAAATATCGGCCCGGATAAGGAACGAGACTACAAACGTCGGCTTGCGGGCGAAAGTTCCGTGCCCGTGCGGGAGAATGCACAGACACCGGCGCAGCTCGCTGCGGTCGAAAAGCTGCTCTCCGGGATCGGAACGCCGGCGCAAGTTCCGTTCAAGCCCGACGATTTTCAAGTCGAAGCGCTCGAAGCTATTGAATACGAAGATGTTCTGGTCACCGCGCCGACCGGAAGCGGAAAGACCTGGATCGCGCGCGAGGAGATCCGCAGGCTGCTTCAGCAGGGAAAACGCGCTTGGTACACGACGCCGTTGAAGGCCCTGACCAATTCGAAATACATCGAGTTTTCCGACGAGTTCGGCGCGGAGAATGTCGGCATCCTGACGGGAGACCGCAAAGAAAACCGGGATGCGCCGCTGATCGTCGGCACGACCGAGATCTATCGCAATCAACTTTTCGACGCGCTGCGCTCCGGCGAACAGGTTGGGACCGACTTCGTGATCCTTGACGAAGCGCATTATCTTGCCGACGAAGATCGCGGTCACGTTTGGGAAGAAGCGATAATTCTTAGTCCGCCGCGTATTCGGCTGCTTTTGCTCTCGGCGACGATCGGCAATGCCGGCGAGTTCGCGTCGTGGATCGAAGAGGTCCGCGGCACCCGCGTCCGCGTCATCGACCGCGCCGGATCGCGTCCGGTCGAACTCCGCGCCGCATTTCTCTCGCCCGGACTTCAGCTTTTCCCGCTGTTCGACGAGCGCGGCAAATTCAACCGCGACCTCGAGCGATTTGCCCAGAAGGAAGAAAGATTCAGAAGATTTTAG
- the arsS gene encoding arsenosugar biosynthesis radical SAM protein ArsS (Some members of this family are selenoproteins.) — protein sequence MLDSGIQITRNGSTAIPKASVGFGEKLGGPLVAERIDTLQVNVGKLCNQACKHCHVDASPSRTEIMPRTVLDECLRVLRDFRIPTLDITGGAPELIPDFRHFVVSARAADARVIVRHNLTVIFEEGQQDLPEFFAANGVEVVSSLPYFQSAETDAQRGPGVFEKSIDAIRRLNGVGYGSDERLVLNLVYNPVGAFLPPEQSAIEADFKRELRSRHGIEFNNLFTITNMPIARFLDWLRRSGNEAGYMAKLVNAFNPATIAGLMCRNLVSVDWNGRLFDCDFNQMLELGIESPRTIFDFDREKLANRQIRTADHCFGCTAGSGSSCGGTVA from the coding sequence ATGCTGGACTCCGGAATTCAAATAACGCGCAATGGCTCGACCGCGATTCCGAAGGCTTCCGTGGGATTCGGCGAAAAGCTCGGCGGACCTCTCGTTGCCGAACGTATCGACACGCTTCAGGTTAACGTCGGCAAGCTTTGCAACCAGGCGTGCAAGCATTGTCACGTCGACGCTTCGCCGTCCCGAACTGAAATAATGCCCCGGACGGTCCTGGACGAATGTCTTCGGGTACTGAGAGACTTCCGGATTCCGACGCTCGACATCACCGGCGGGGCTCCCGAGTTGATTCCCGATTTTCGGCATTTCGTAGTCTCGGCGCGCGCGGCCGACGCGCGCGTCATCGTCCGGCATAATCTGACCGTGATCTTCGAAGAGGGTCAGCAGGACCTGCCCGAATTCTTTGCAGCGAACGGTGTCGAAGTCGTTTCAAGCCTGCCTTATTTTCAATCGGCGGAGACCGACGCTCAGCGCGGCCCGGGAGTGTTCGAAAAGTCGATCGATGCCATCCGACGGTTGAACGGCGTCGGCTACGGTTCGGACGAACGGCTCGTTCTGAATCTCGTCTACAACCCGGTCGGTGCGTTCCTGCCGCCCGAGCAGTCGGCGATCGAGGCCGACTTCAAGCGCGAGTTAAGATCGCGGCACGGAATCGAATTCAACAATCTCTTCACGATCACGAATATGCCGATCGCGCGGTTTCTTGACTGGCTGCGCCGCTCGGGGAACGAGGCGGGTTATATGGCCAAGCTCGTCAACGCGTTCAATCCGGCGACGATCGCGGGCTTGATGTGCCGAAATCTTGTCAGCGTCGATTGGAACGGACGATTGTTCGACTGCGATTTCAATCAGATGCTCGAACTCGGGATCGAATCCCCACGGACGATCTTTGATTTCGACCGTGAGAAACTCGCGAACCGTCAGATCCGAACCGCCGACCATTGTTTCGGCTGCACGGCGGGATCGGGCTCTTCGTGCGGCGGAACCGTCGCGTAG
- a CDS encoding TIGR04282 family arsenosugar biosynthesis glycosyltransferase — MPRAIIIMAKVPRPGTVKTRLEGVISSEACAELATAFLKDTVEKALRVCENTIIAFFPPTEKAAMTEVAPEHVRLFAQIGETLDERIVSAFQFAFSEGADSAVMIGTDSPTFPADHIEQAFEFLELETDVVLGKTTDGGFYLIGLRGLDARVFNNVRWSTSRTFEDVYRNVMARGLHLREVPSWYDVDEPKDLEELFNELRHNANALRRAPETARILRV; from the coding sequence ATGCCGCGCGCGATCATCATTATGGCAAAGGTTCCGCGACCCGGAACCGTCAAGACCCGCCTCGAAGGCGTGATTTCCTCCGAAGCGTGCGCCGAACTCGCGACCGCATTTCTCAAGGATACCGTCGAAAAAGCGCTGCGCGTCTGCGAAAACACGATTATCGCCTTTTTCCCGCCGACTGAAAAAGCCGCAATGACGGAAGTCGCCCCCGAGCACGTCCGGTTATTCGCTCAAATCGGCGAAACGCTCGACGAACGGATCGTTTCCGCTTTTCAATTCGCGTTTTCCGAGGGCGCCGATTCAGCCGTGATGATCGGAACCGACAGTCCGACGTTTCCTGCCGATCACATCGAACAGGCGTTTGAATTCCTCGAACTGGAAACCGATGTCGTGCTCGGGAAGACCACCGACGGCGGCTTCTATCTGATCGGCCTTCGCGGTTTGGATGCGCGGGTCTTCAACAACGTCCGCTGGAGCACATCTCGGACTTTCGAAGACGTTTACCGAAACGTGATGGCCCGCGGACTCCATCTTCGCGAAGTCCCGAGCTGGTATGACGTCGACGAGCCGAAGGACCTCGAAGAGCTTTTCAATGAACTCCGCCACAACGCGAACGCGCTCCGCCGGGCGCCTGAGACAGCGCGGATCCTGCGCGTTTGA
- a CDS encoding carboxymuconolactone decarboxylase family protein, whose protein sequence is MHYYNEEDLARFGEMAKHKPELFEKFLAWYQACQEEGALSKREKALIGLAVAVTVQCPYCIEAFTNSCLENGSNMDQMTEAMHLASAIRGGASLVHGIQSHNAHDKVSM, encoded by the coding sequence ATGCATTATTACAACGAAGAAGATCTCGCACGGTTCGGCGAGATGGCGAAGCACAAGCCGGAACTTTTCGAGAAGTTTCTCGCTTGGTATCAGGCGTGTCAGGAAGAGGGCGCGTTGTCGAAACGCGAAAAGGCGCTCATCGGCCTCGCGGTCGCCGTAACGGTTCAATGTCCGTACTGCATCGAAGCGTTCACGAATTCCTGCCTTGAGAACGGTTCGAATATGGATCAGATGACCGAGGCGATGCATCTTGCATCGGCAATCCGCGGCGGCGCGAGTCTCGTCCACGGAATCCAGTCGCACAACGCGCACGACAAGGTGAGTATGTAG